The following DNA comes from Micromonospora chokoriensis.
AGTCCGATGATCTCGTGCAGGCGCTCGGTGGCGGCGGAGACACTCGCGCGCAACTCCCCCGCCGCCGCCCGGTGCCGGTCGTCGAGGTCGGCGGCGACCTCCAGGGCGGCGGCCCGCAACGCGATCAGGCTGAGGTCGTGACCGAGCGAGTCGTGCATCTCCCCGGCGATCCGGGCCCGCTCGCGCAGCCGGATCCGTTCGGCGGCGCCGCGCTGCTCCCGGGTCGACGCCTCGACGTGCCGCCGACCGGCGTCCGCCAGCTCCTGCTGCTGACGCCGGTACCGGCCGACCAGCCAGGGGAACACGGCGGCGAAGAGCAGCACCGAGGCGAGCAGGAACCAGGTGGCCGCGCCGGTGCCGAGCAGCCCCAGGTTGAGCGCCGTGCCACCGCCCACGATCAGCACGAAGACACCGGCCGCCGGACCCACCGACGCGGTGCGCCGCCCGGCGAGGTAGCTGAAGACCGGAATCGCGAACGCGAAGTTGCCGTCGACCACCGACCCCAGCACCACCAGCACGGGGGCGAGCAACGGCTGACGTCGACTCGCCACCACCGCCGCGCCGAGCACCACCATCTTGCCGACGACCAACGGCACCGCGTACGGCGCGTAGGGCGGGCTGAAGCCGGCGTAACCCACCGGGGCGGCGACCACCGCCCAGAGCAGCACGTCCGACAGCAGGCGACGCCGCCGGTCCAGCCGGCCCGGCGACGAGTCGAGGATCCGCACGGCGGTCAGGCTACCCACGCCCGACCTGCGCGGACACCGACGAAAGTCAGGTGTTCAGCCGCTCTCCTCGGCCCAGACCCGCCAGTCGTCGAGCACACCGTGCAGCGCCGGGGTGAGCCAACCCGGGGCGGACCGCCGGAACACCCCCGGGTCCATCGCACCGGCACCGTCGGGCACCGCGCCGAGCAGGTTCGGCACCAGATCCGTCAGATTCGTCCAGTGCACCAGCTCCGGCCGCGCCGGCCAGGCGCCGATCACCACACCGGCCGGCACGGCACGGCGGTCCAGCGCCTCCAGGGTCAACGCCGTGTGATTGAGCGTGCCCAACCCGGCACGGGCGACCACCACCGCCGGCGCGCCCAGCGACACCGCCAGGTCGGCCATCGTCCACGGCTCCCCCGACGGACGCAGCCCCATCGGCACCAGCAGCCCACCCGCGCCCTCGACCAGCACCAGGTCGTGCTTGTCGACCTCGTCACGCACCGCGTCCACCGCCGTGTACAGCTCCAACGGCGGCAGATCGGCGACCCGGGCGGCAGCCAGCGGAGCCAGTGGATCGGGATAACTGGCCAGGGTCCGCCCGGTCAGTGGAGCGGCCAGCCGGTTGACCGCGTCCACGTCGCCCGGCTCACCACCCGCCGTACCGGTCTGACCCGGCTTGACCACCGCCACCCGCAGCCCGGCGGCCTGCGCGGCGGCCGCGATGGTCGCCGTCACCACCGTCTTGCCGACCTCGGTGTCGGTCCCGGTGACCAGGACCGGCCCCTCCCATCCGGTCACCGTGAGACCTTCGTTCGCGACTGCGGGGCTCGCAAGACCGGCTCACTCCTCGCGCTCACTGGGGGCCTCCCCCGGGGCACACTCCACGATGACGTCCAGGGCCCGCTCGAACGCCGCCCGCGGCACCCCGGCGCTGACCGTGAGTCGCAGGCGGGACCGGCTGTCCGGGGTGGACGGCGGCCGGAAGCAACCCACCGCGACACCCTGGTCACGGCAGTCGGCGGCCCAGGCGGTCGCCGCCTCCGGGCCGGGAGCCGTCACCGAGATCACCGCCGCGTCCGGCGCGGAGACGGTCAACCCCGCCGAGCGCAGTCGACCGACCGCCGACGCCACCCGGTCGGCCAGCTCCACCCGCAGGTCGTCGCCGACCCGGGTCAGCCGCAGCGCGGCGTGCACACCGGCGGCGACCGCCGGGGGCAGGGCCGTGTCGAAGATGAACGTTCGTCCCGTCTCGACCAGGTGCCGGACGAACTCGGCCGGGCCCGCGACCACGCCACCCGCGCCGCCGAGCGCCTTGGACAGGGTGGCGGTGACCACCACGTCCGGCTCACCGGCCAGTCCCGCCGCCGCCACCCCGCCGGCGCCGGCCGGACCTGTCACACCCAGCGCGTGCGCGTCGTCGACCAGCAGCAGCGCGCCGTGCCGGCGGGCCACGGCGTGCAGCCGGGTCAGCGGGGCGAGGTCACCGTCGACCGAGAACACCGACTCGGTCACCACCACCGCCGGACGCCCCGGAGCGGCGGCGAGCGCGGCGGCCACCGCGTCCACGTCGGCGTGCGGGGTGACCACCGTCTCCGCACCCGAGATCCGGCAGCCGTCGATCAGGGACGCGTGGTTGTGCGCGTCCGAGACGAGCAGCGTCCGAGGTTGGACGAGCGCCCGCAGCGCACCCAGGTTCGCCAGGTAGCCGGAGGAGAACACGAGTGCCCGGTCGGTGCCCAGCCACTGCGCCAGCTCGGTCTCCAACGCCTCGTGCGCGTCGGTGGACCCCCGCACCAGGCGCGACCCGGTCGCCCCCAGCCCGTACGCCGACAGCGCCGCCGCGGCTGCGGCGGTGACCTCCGGGTGGGTGGCCAGGCCGAGGTAGTCGTTGCCGGCCAGATCGGTCATCTGATCGGCGGCGGGACGCGGACGCAGTCGCCGGGTCAGCCCGGCCTTCGCCCGAAGGTCCGCGCGGCGGTCGAGCGCCGCCAGCCAGTCCGCCACGTCACCCCTTCACCGCCGTCCGTGCCGGTCGC
Coding sequences within:
- the bioD gene encoding dethiobiotin synthase — protein: MTGWEGPVLVTGTDTEVGKTVVTATIAAAAQAAGLRVAVVKPGQTGTAGGEPGDVDAVNRLAAPLTGRTLASYPDPLAPLAAARVADLPPLELYTAVDAVRDEVDKHDLVLVEGAGGLLVPMGLRPSGEPWTMADLAVSLGAPAVVVARAGLGTLNHTALTLEALDRRAVPAGVVIGAWPARPELVHWTNLTDLVPNLLGAVPDGAGAMDPGVFRRSAPGWLTPALHGVLDDWRVWAEESG
- a CDS encoding 8-amino-7-oxononanoate synthase, producing the protein MADWLAALDRRADLRAKAGLTRRLRPRPAADQMTDLAGNDYLGLATHPEVTAAAAAALSAYGLGATGSRLVRGSTDAHEALETELAQWLGTDRALVFSSGYLANLGALRALVQPRTLLVSDAHNHASLIDGCRISGAETVVTPHADVDAVAAALAAAPGRPAVVVTESVFSVDGDLAPLTRLHAVARRHGALLLVDDAHALGVTGPAGAGGVAAAGLAGEPDVVVTATLSKALGGAGGVVAGPAEFVRHLVETGRTFIFDTALPPAVAAGVHAALRLTRVGDDLRVELADRVASAVGRLRSAGLTVSAPDAAVISVTAPGPEAATAWAADCRDQGVAVGCFRPPSTPDSRSRLRLTVSAGVPRAAFERALDVIVECAPGEAPSEREE